Genomic DNA from bacterium:
TTATTCCTCTAATGCCAGGTCCAGCAGATATTCAGATAACCCTAGCCCAGCAGGTATTAGCAGCCCAGCAGCAACAGCTACATCAACAGCAACCCGTTGTTCACCAGGAGCATCAAATATCTATTGATAAAACAAAAATCCATGAGGAAGAAATAGGCGTTCAATCCCTTGAAAAAGGTGGCCAGGGAATAAAGATAGAGGAGAAAAGGACAAGGGGAAGGCTTATAAAGAAAAGGAGAAAAAGGCAAGAGAAGGAAGAAAAAGAGGAAGAAAAGGTATCTAATGGAATAAGGGGGAGGGTTATAGATGTTGTTGGATAGAAGCTTAAGATTAAAAAGCCTTCCAGAATATCCCTTTGCAAGGATTGATAGGCTAAAGAAGGAGGCAAAAGTAGATATTATTGATTTGGGTATAGGAGACCCAGACTTACCAACACCAGAATATATAATTTCTGCTTTAAAAAATGCAATAGATAACCCAATTACCCATCAATACCCTCCGTATAGTGGCTATTCTTCCTTAAGATGTGAAATTGCCTCATGGTATAAAAAAAGATTTGATGTAGACCTTAACCCTGATAAAGAGATATTGCCATTGCTTGGCTCAAAGGAGGGAATTGCCCATATCCTATTTTCCATAATCAACCCCTGCGATTATGTCCTTACACCAGATCCAGGATACCCTGTTTATAAATCAGCAACGATCCTTTCTGGCGGTATTCCAAGGATTGTTCCATTGCTTTCCAAAAATGGATTTTTACCAGACCTGGATAATATTGATCCAAATGGATGCAAGGCATTTTTTCTTAATTACCCAAATAATCCAACAGGTGCTACTTGCTCTCTGGATTTTTTAAAAGACCTTGTCCACTTTGCCAGGAAAAACAATATAATTATCCTATTTGATCTTGCATATTCAGAGGTTTATTTTGATGAAAAGCCTCCAAGCCTTTTACAGATAGATGGAGGAATGGATGTTGGTATTGAATTTCATTCATTCTCAAAGACATACAATATGGCAGGATGGAGGCTTGGTTTTTGCGTAGGGAACAGGGATATTATAAAATCCCTCCTTGACCTTAAGACAAACCTTGATTCTGGGATATTTGGAGCAATTCAATATGCTGGAATATCTGCCTTAAAGAATGAAGGCTTTGTTGATGAAATGAGGAAAGTTTATAAAAGAAGGCTGGATATATTAACAGATGGTCTTTCTTCTTGCGGATTTAAGGTAGATATGCCAAAGGCAACATTTTATCTTTGGGCTTCTATTAAAGGCCCTTCCCTTGATTTTTCAGAGAAACTTTTAAAAGATACAGGCGTTGTTGCAACCCCTGGCATT
This window encodes:
- a CDS encoding LL-diaminopimelate aminotransferase encodes the protein MLLDRSLRLKSLPEYPFARIDRLKKEAKVDIIDLGIGDPDLPTPEYIISALKNAIDNPITHQYPPYSGYSSLRCEIASWYKKRFDVDLNPDKEILPLLGSKEGIAHILFSIINPCDYVLTPDPGYPVYKSATILSGGIPRIVPLLSKNGFLPDLDNIDPNGCKAFFLNYPNNPTGATCSLDFLKDLVHFARKNNIIILFDLAYSEVYFDEKPPSLLQIDGGMDVGIEFHSFSKTYNMAGWRLGFCVGNRDIIKSLLDLKTNLDSGIFGAIQYAGISALKNEGFVDEMRKVYKRRLDILTDGLSSCGFKVDMPKATFYLWASIKGPSLDFSEKLLKDTGVVATPGIGFGKYGEGFIRFSVASPDERIKEAVSRIKKWHSFQQ